GAACGCCGAGTCGGAATTGTTGGTAGTCGTCACGCCCACGCTGCTCAACCCGAATGCCGCGCGCGGTACGCGCACCATCAAGCTCACGCCCGACAGCCTCACCCCGGCCCTCGAGGCGCTCAAGAAGCGTCTCCCGCCGCAGTGATGACGGCAGCGATGCTGCGTTCCTCGCTCTCCCGGTCTTCCTGATGCGTCGTGCGGTCATCGTCCGTGACTCGCTTGGTCCGCTGACATCGCTGGTCCCTGTATTTACGGGGGCCGGCTTTGGCAAACCCGTCGAAGTCGAGAGCGTCGAAGCGCTGGTGGCGGCGGCGCTCGATAACAGTGCGGATCTCCTCGTCCTGCCACTGCTGACGCCGAGTCAGGCCGAACTCGACGACGTCGAGACGCTACTGCGTGAGCGGCCCTCGATGGCGGCGATCGGCACGGCACCGACGGCGAACAGCGATCTTATCCTCGCCGGATTCCGTCGTGGGCTCTCGGAGTTTCTGGTGGCCCCCGCCGATTCCGCCGAACTCGCGGCCGCGCTGGCGCGACTCGAGTCGCGCTGGGAACGCGCGCCAAAGGGCGGACATGTGACGGCCGTGTACAGTCCTGCCGGCGGCGCCGGTGTGACCACGGTCGCGGTCAACCTCGCGCACGCGTTGGCTCTGCGAAAGCCGGCCGGACGCGTGGCGGTGGCCGATCTCGTCGTCGGCCTTGGTGACGTGGCCACGCAGCTCAATCTCGCGCCCACGTACGACCTCGGTGAACTCGTGCGCAAGCTCGATCGCGCCGATCATGAGTCGCTCCACTCGATCGTGGAAAGTGTGGCCGATGGCATGGATGTGCTCACCGGTACCAGCGACCTCGAACTCGGCGAAGAGGTCACGGCGGAAGCGGTGCAGCGTATCATGACGCTCATGCGCTCCAGCTACACCTACACGGTATTGGACGTCGAACACACCGTGTCGCCGCGCACCATCGCGGCGCTCGATGGTGCCGATCGTATCGTGATGGTCTTCCAGGTTACCGTGGCGGGACTGCGCAAAGTGAAGCGCGCGCTGGCGCTGTTTGGGCAGCTCGACTTCCCGGTTGAGAAGGTGGTGCTGGTGGCCAATCGCGTGGGCGCGGGTGACGTCATGCCATGGCCCGATGTGGCCAAGGCGCTTGGCCGTCCCGTCGACTTCCGCTTGCCGAACGCCTATCAGGTCGTCGCCGATGCGCAGACGCGTGGCGTACCGATTACCGCCAATGCCGCCGGCCCCGGGGCACAGGCGCTTATCGAAGCGTATCACCTGCTCGCTGTGCGCTTGATGGGCCAGAAGGGCTTCGTCACCGGCAGCAATGAAGTCCTGCCGACCGCTCGCGCCGGCTTCGGCCGACTCCTCGGCAAGCTGAGGAAGTGACCGTGGAACGCTCATTACGCGACCGACTGCTCGGCAAGAAGCCGACACCGCCCGCCGGCGCTTCCGGCGAAGGTGGCGCCAATGGCAATGGTGTCGCGCCGGTCGAAGCAACGATCGATCCGTTGCACGGCCTGCCGCAGCCGGAGGAAAAGAAGGAATCGGACAACGGGGTGCTCTCCCCTGTTGACCTGCTCAAGCGCGACTTGCACCAGAAGCTCATCGACCGCCTCGATCTGGCCGCGCTCGAGAAGATTCGCGACGAGTCGATGCTCACGCAGCAGATTCGTGCAGCGGTGCTCGAGTTCCTGCGCATCGAGCAGGCGCCGTTGTCGGCAGCCGAGCGCGATGAAGTAGTCGAACAGATCGTGTGGGAGGTCACCGGACTCGGTCCGATCGAACCGCTCACGCGCGATCCGTCGGTGTCGGACATTCTCGTAAACGGTCCGAAATCGGTGTACGTCGAACGGCGCGGCCGACTCGAACGGACCAGCATCACGTTCCGCGACAACGCCCACCTGCTGACGATCATCGATCGCATCGTGAGCAAGGTCGGTCGTCGCGTGGACGAATCGTCGCCGATGGTCGATGCCCGTCTCGCCGACGGCTCGCGTGTGAACGCGATCATTCCGCCGTTGGCGATCGATGGCCCGGTGCTCTCGATCCGTCGGTTCGGTGCATCGATCGGGCCGCGGCGGCTCGTGGAGCTGGGCGCGATGTCGCCACCGATGCTGCGGTTGTTGGCCGCGTGCGTGGTCGCGCGACTGAACATTCTGGTGTCCGGTGGCACCGGAGCCGGTAAGACCACGATCCTGAATGCGCTCTCGAGCTTCATTCCCGGTTCGGAGCGTCTCGTCACCATCGAAGACGCGGCCGAATTGCGATTGCAGCAAGCGCACGTGGTGCGACTCGAAACTCGGCCGCCCAATACAGAGGGCCGCGGTGAAGTGAGTGCCCGCGACCTGGTGAAGAACGCCCTCCGTATGCGCCCCGATCGCATCATCATCGGCGAAGTGCGCGCCGGCGAAGCGCTCGACATGCTGCAGGCCATGAACACGGGTCACGAAGGCTCGCTCACCACCGTGCATGCCAATACGCCGCGCGACGCGCTCGCCCGTCTGGAAACGATGGTGCTGTTCGCTGGTACCGCCCTGCCCACGCGCGCCATTCGCGAGCAAATGGCATCGGCGCTGCACCTCATCGTGCAGGTGTCGCGTATGTCTGATGGTACGCGCCGTATCACGAGCATCACCGAAGTGACCTCGATGGAAAGCGATGTGATCACGACGCAGGAGATCTTCCGCTATCGTCGGCGCGGTGTGGCCGACGATGGTACGGTGCTCGGTAACTTCGAAGCGACCGGCGTGCGTCCGTTGTTCATGGAAGCAATTCTCGCCCGCGGCATTGACCTGCCACCCGAAACATTTGCTTTTGGTGCGGTGAGTCAGGCCGGCCCGGGCGCGCTCGGCCTGCTTGGTGAGGGTGGACTGCCGGCATGACTGCGCTCGTACTCACTCTGGTCTTTCTCGGCGCCATGCTGCTGGTCGTCGGCGGTTTCGTGTTTGCCAACCGGCGACGGCTCTCGGCGGCTGATGCGGCGCGAGTACGCGTGGGCGAAGTCGGCGGCATTTTGCGCAGCGACGTCCCGATATCGATTCTGCGCGACGAGCGCGTTTCGGATTTCAAGACGCTCAACGAACTGCTCTCCGGCCGCAACATCACGGTCCAGCTGGAGAAGCAGCTGGCCCATGGTGGATCGCGCCAGAAGCCGGGCGAATTCGTGCTGTTCACGCTGCTCTCCGCCATGATCGGTCTCACGATCGTGCAGTTCCTGGTGGGCGGCGTGGTGAATTTCGTAGGGGCCTTCTTTTTTGCGTTCATCCCGTGGCTACTCCTGCGCCGCCGTCAGCGGAAGCGGATGAAGCAGTTCGAGATTGCCTTCCCCGATGCGCTCGATCTCATGACGAACGCCCTGCGGGCTGGCTATTCGTTGCAGGCGGCAATGGAGTTCGTGGGACGCGAATCGCCCGCGCCGCTCCGCGCCGAGTTCCTGCGCTTTTATGACGAGCAGCGACTCGGTGTCGATGTGCGCACGGCGCTGCTGGCGATGCAGGAACGCATTGGTACGGAAGAAGCGCGCCTGTTCGTGACGTCGCTGATCCTGCAGCGCGAAACAGGCGGTAACCTGGTCGAGCTGCTGTCGAATATCTCGAATCTCATTCGCGAGCGTCTCAAGTTCCAGGCGAATCTGGAAACGCTCACGGCCGAGCCAAAAATGTCGGCCCGTGTGCTGGCAGCCATGCCCTTCGTGATGTTCGGCATCATCTACACGATCAATCGCGAGTACATGCAGCCGTTGTTCACCGAGGCGCTCGGCAAAGGGCTCATCGTGTACGCGTTCGTCTCCGTGGTTATCGGGTATCTGATCATGGAACGAATCGCCAGCGTGGACATGTGATGGGTGATCTCCCGCTGTCACTGCTGTTTCTTGTCGGCACGGTCATCGTGGCGGTGTGCACCATCGTGTACGTGGCCATCGCCGAGCGCGAGCGGCGCGACACGATGCAGCGCGTATCGCCGGAGACTGATCCGTCCCGCCTGGCGGAGCGGCTGCTTCTGAACGAAGAAGCCAAGGCGTCATCGCGACTCGCAGCGTGGCTTCGCGAGCGGATGCCCGAGGGACTTATTTCCGATGAGGCCAGTTCGAACAAGCTGGTGCACGCGGGCTTCGACGGAACGGCGGCCCCTGTGATCTTTTCGGCTATTCGTATTGCCGCCGCGCTGCTGCTGCCGGTGCTGGCCTTCGTGGCCGCGCCGCACGATCAGCCGATGTGGCTGACGGTATCGATCGTGATGGGTATCGTGGCCGGTGTCGCTGGGCCGCAGGCGGTGGTCGATCGACTGGCGCAGAACCGGCAGGATCGGATCCGCCGCGCGGTACCCGACGCGCTCGATCTGTTGGTGGTGTGTGTAGAGGCCGGTGTGTCGCTCGATGCCGCGATCATCCGTGTGGCGCGTGATCTGGCCAACGTGCGACCAGAGTTGGCACTCGAGTTCGCGCAGGTGGTGCGTCGGGTGAATGCTGGTATGCCGCGTGAACGCGCGTTGCAGACGCTGGCGCAGCGCACCGGTGTGGATGAACTGCGTACGCTGGTGTCGAGCATGGTGCAGACGGAACGCTTGGGTACGTCGATCGCGCGCGTGCTGCGCGTGAACGCCGAGTCGTTGCGCGTGCGGCGCCGGCAGAAAGCTGAGAAGAAGGCGGCTGAGGCGGCTCTAAAAATGATCTTTCCGCTCGCGCTGTTTCTGCTGCCGGCACTGCTGGCGGTAATCGTTGGTCCGGCAGCCCTCACCGTCGTGAGCCAGCTCGGTAATTTGAGTAAGTAGAACGACTTTTCGGATTCGGGTGGTGCGTTGTCACTTTCCGCGGGGAGGCGGACTATGCGTCGGAAGCAGCGAGTGGGGACAAGTCGGCCGCGTCGCGGTGCGACGCTGGTGTTCGTGGCGGTCTTTGCGGTGGCGCTCGTTGGCCTCGCAGTGTTTGCTGTAGACGTGAGTCGACTTTACGTGGGGGCGAATGAGCTACAGACTGGCGCGGATGCAGCCGCACTTCGCGGCGCCCTCCATCTCCAACGCTACCCGACGTCGAATCCGACCGCGGAGACCATAAGGTTCGCCAAGGTTAACGAAGCACTCGGCGACTCTGTCCGCTTGTCAAGTAGCGACGTTCTTGGACTAAAATGGGCTCCTGACAGTGCTCGAGATTACGGCCGCGGTTTCGGATCAGGAGCGAATGCCGTCGAGGTGCATGCGTCACGGGCTGGCAGTCTTCTATTCGGACGACTCCTCTCGGCTATCGTCTCACCGACGCAACGAAACGCAATAGCATGGGTCGCAAACGTTACGCGTATATCATGTCCTACGCCATGGGGATTTCCTCTAGCTTCGCTCAACCAAAAGCTGTACGGGGCGAGCAATACTTTAACATCGGTGACACTATACGCCGATCTCGTAGCGAAGCTAGCCGCGCAGAACGGCCCGCGAGATCTGACGGTGTTTTTCGTACCGCCTACACAAGCTGGGAAAGGAAAGACCCCGCCGTTGAATGGCACCAGCGGGTACTACCAAGCCATCACGGATGACAAGAACGTCAACATGAATTCGTACCGTGACCAGGTGGCGAATCCTTCCACGCATTGCGGAGCAAACGCATCAGTGGGAATATCAAACGAGACGGAAAACTTCAGTGGCGAAGGGAGCGGTACGGTTCAGAAGAAAACACCGGAGGCGGCATTCGGACTTAGTAACGCCACTTCTGGCAGCCTTTGCGCGCAGGCTGTCGGGACCTCGGATTGCTGGCCTCGGACAACCGTAAGTTTTAGCGGAGCGAACCCCGGAGTAGAGGTTTCAGTCGCGTGGCTTGAGTCGACGACGGGAGCCAGCAGCAAAGCGCTAACAATTGGCGGGTTTCGCGTGATGTGCATCATTCGTGACGAGGATAAGAAGCAACCCAGTGCGCAGAGTTGTGCATGGGCAGATGGGGCCAATCGAGCCTACTTTACTGGGATCGGAGTACCCGCGGTGTTGCCCGAGGGTACGATTGTTGGTTATCCGGTGACTACTGCTCCTGGACTCGGCCAAGGCACGTCCCTCGGCAACGCACCGTCGCTCGGCCAGCGCCTCATTCTCGTTCGCTGACCATCCGCATGCGCACCTCCCTCGCGCCGGGCGCCGTCGCCCTCGCGCTCGCCGCACTCTGTGCGACGGGCGCTCGTGCGCAGGGACTCGATCCAACGCCGGCCTCGCAGTGCGGCGAACGCACTGTCACTGTGCAGCCGGATAGCGCGGTGGCCGATACGCGTGTGCTGATCCGCTTCGCCGCCGGTCTCGCGTCCGATACCGACGATGCATTCCTCGCGCGCGCCCTTGGCAAGCTGGTCGCCGAGCGCATTCGTCAGACGCTGTCGATCGACGTGCGTTCGCGCGGCTTGAGCGGTGGTTCGGGCAGCGCCGATGCGGCCAGCGCCGTGGCCGAGGGTCGTGTGCTGGGGGTGCGCTATGTGTTGGTCGGCACCGTGCAGCGGCGCGACGATCGCTCGGTGATCGACTGGCGCCTGGTCGACGCGCGCTCCGGCAAGCAGACCTCGAGTGGCGTGGCCAGCGAGCCGGTTGGTGCCGTGGACAGTCTCGTGAATGCGATGACGTCGGTGATGACGCGCGCGCTCGGGCGTACGGCCACCAAGCCCGCAGCGCGCGACCGACTGCACTCCCGCTCGCCCGACGCCATTCTCTCCTTCCTGCGTGGACTCGCCGAGGTCGAAGCATTCGATCGGGGCCGCTTGCAGCGCGCCGACAGTGCGCTGCAACGCGCGATCGATCTCGACCCCGCCTTCGTCGCCGCGCGCTTTCGACTGGCCGAATTGAGTGTGCGTCAACTGGACTGGGTCGAACACTCTGATCGTGCGCGCGCGCAACTGGTGCAGACGGGACTCTGGTCGATTGGCGCGGTGCTGCTCAAGGAGCCGTACGACGTGCAGGCGCTGGCCCTTTTGGGGCGACTGTACCTGCACAAGGGAACGCCGGCGCTCGCACAGCCCATTGTGCTCGCGCTCCGTGCATTGGCGCCGGACGAACCGGCCACCGTGGAACTCGATGCGCGCGTGGCGCGGGCACTGGGCCGTGATGACGAGGCCCTGAAAACCGTGCGCGCGTCGGCCGCCGCCACCGAGCGTAGCATCGACGCCCTCATGGTCCGCGCCGATCTCGAGCGACGCGTGGGCGATCGCGTGGTCGCCTGTCGCGTGCTGAATCGCGCCATCGCGCTCGACGCCACGCACGCCCCAGCCTACGTATGGCGCGCCATCGTGCGCAGCAACCTCGGCGAGTTGCGCGAAGGATGGGGCGATGCCGAAGTGGCGTCGCGGCTCGGGCGTGCCGATTGGGGCGAACTCACCGGCGCGCTCATCGATGTGGCCGTGCGCGACACCGTACGCGCTCGCACCCGCGTGATGCCGCTCATGACGGCGAGCAGCCTCGATTCGGCCGGCTGGCTCGACCTCGTGCTCCGCGCCGCGGTGGCGAACAGCCTCACCACGCCGGCGGCAGCGCAGCGGGCCCTTCTGCGCATTTCCTGTCGCGATCCGCGTCGGGTGGGGTTGGCCAACGAGCCGCTGCTGCGCTACCTACGTCTGCCCACCAACTGCATCGCGCCGCGCACCAAAGTGGCGACCGGCGCGAACTAGTAGAGATCCTCGAGACGCCAGCAGTACACGTCTGCGCGATCACGACGCACGACAGTCAGGCGTGCGTAATGGGTGTCGGCCGCCGGCCGACACCTCATGCGCCGCTCTTGACGATTGTCCAGTTTTGACATACCATTGTTCAAAACAGGACAGGAGCTATCCATGCCGGTGGTGACCTCGAGCGCGCAGGACGCAGAGACACGGGCGCAGCTTGCCGGGCCTGCGATCCGAGCATTTTTTCGGATCACAGACAGCTGGGGTCTCACGGATCAGCAACGCCTGGTCCTCTTGGGCGAGTCGGTGGCCCGGTCGACGCTGCAAACTTGGAAGGACAGCACACCGCGCACTTTGAGTGTGGACCAGATTGAGCGCTGCAGCTACGTCGTCGCCATCTACGAGGGGCTGATGCGCGTATTTCGCCGTGCCCCGGAGTTATCGGTGCGTTGGCTCGAACTGCCTCGTGCTGAGCATCCGTTCTATGGCAAAAGCGCCTTGGCGTTCATGCTCAACGGGCGGAGCGCAGA
The sequence above is a segment of the Gemmatimonas sp. genome. Coding sequences within it:
- a CDS encoding type II secretion system F family protein, whose protein sequence is MGDLPLSLLFLVGTVIVAVCTIVYVAIAERERRDTMQRVSPETDPSRLAERLLLNEEAKASSRLAAWLRERMPEGLISDEASSNKLVHAGFDGTAAPVIFSAIRIAAALLLPVLAFVAAPHDQPMWLTVSIVMGIVAGVAGPQAVVDRLAQNRQDRIRRAVPDALDLLVVCVEAGVSLDAAIIRVARDLANVRPELALEFAQVVRRVNAGMPRERALQTLAQRTGVDELRTLVSSMVQTERLGTSIARVLRVNAESLRVRRRQKAEKKAAEAALKMIFPLALFLLPALLAVIVGPAALTVVSQLGNLSK
- a CDS encoding type II secretion system F family protein, producing MTALVLTLVFLGAMLLVVGGFVFANRRRLSAADAARVRVGEVGGILRSDVPISILRDERVSDFKTLNELLSGRNITVQLEKQLAHGGSRQKPGEFVLFTLLSAMIGLTIVQFLVGGVVNFVGAFFFAFIPWLLLRRRQRKRMKQFEIAFPDALDLMTNALRAGYSLQAAMEFVGRESPAPLRAEFLRFYDEQRLGVDVRTALLAMQERIGTEEARLFVTSLILQRETGGNLVELLSNISNLIRERLKFQANLETLTAEPKMSARVLAAMPFVMFGIIYTINREYMQPLFTEALGKGLIVYAFVSVVIGYLIMERIASVDM
- a CDS encoding antitoxin Xre-like helix-turn-helix domain-containing protein produces the protein MPVVTSSAQDAETRAQLAGPAIRAFFRITDSWGLTDQQRLVLLGESVARSTLQTWKDSTPRTLSVDQIERCSYVVAIYEGLMRVFRRAPELSVRWLELPRAEHPFYGKSALAFMLNGRSADLAAVRALVDHVNGGPPSRAEYPTPPREA
- a CDS encoding CpaF family protein, with translation MLSPVDLLKRDLHQKLIDRLDLAALEKIRDESMLTQQIRAAVLEFLRIEQAPLSAAERDEVVEQIVWEVTGLGPIEPLTRDPSVSDILVNGPKSVYVERRGRLERTSITFRDNAHLLTIIDRIVSKVGRRVDESSPMVDARLADGSRVNAIIPPLAIDGPVLSIRRFGASIGPRRLVELGAMSPPMLRLLAACVVARLNILVSGGTGAGKTTILNALSSFIPGSERLVTIEDAAELRLQQAHVVRLETRPPNTEGRGEVSARDLVKNALRMRPDRIIIGEVRAGEALDMLQAMNTGHEGSLTTVHANTPRDALARLETMVLFAGTALPTRAIREQMASALHLIVQVSRMSDGTRRITSITEVTSMESDVITTQEIFRYRRRGVADDGTVLGNFEATGVRPLFMEAILARGIDLPPETFAFGAVSQAGPGALGLLGEGGLPA